The following coding sequences lie in one Leucobacter allii genomic window:
- a CDS encoding arylsulfatase — MKPSRLPDDAPNILVVLIDDAGPGLPDTFGGEVKTDTLSRVLGEGIGFNRFHTTAMCSPTRASLLTGRNHHRIGNAQITELANDWDGYAGEIPKSSALAPEVLRDYGYATSAFGKWHNTPTIETGAAGPFHNWPTNIGFEYFYGFLAGEASQYEPNLVRNTTSVLPPKTPEDGYHLSEDLADDAIDWLRNHQAYHPDKPFFMYWATGCMHGPHHIMKEWADNYAGRFDGGWDEYRELVFERAKEKGWIPGTAELTERDPRMPAWKDIPEDERAFQARLMEVAAGFAEHADVQAGRLIDEIERLGHGANTLILYIWGDNGSSGEGQNGTISELLAQNGIPSTTSQHIEALHELGGLDALGSVKVDNLYHAGWAWAGSTPYKGMKLLASHLGGTRNPMAVRWPQEIVPDTTPRPQFVHCTDLVPTIYDLLGITPPRVVNGVHQDPIDGSSFAEMLTNPEAEETHKTQYFEIMGSRAIYHDGWMASAFGPRAPWVPGVPAGITEWTPDHDTWELYHLAEDWTQAHDLAERYPEKLLQMKEMFAIEAAKNSVFPVGGALWVPIYHPEDMISTPYRSWNFTGDLRRMPEPIAPRLGFRANRVTINAAIPENASGVLYALGGVGGGLTCYLDDGYLCYEYNLFIIDRTKIRTTARLGAGNAEIVVETQPVSTAPGGPLTVTLTVNGAEVASDTVPVSAPGLFSANDCLDIGTCLGGAVSNDYADRAPFPFTGMIESVNVTYTS, encoded by the coding sequence GTGAAACCGTCCAGGTTGCCGGACGATGCTCCGAACATTCTGGTGGTGCTCATCGATGACGCCGGTCCCGGGCTTCCGGATACATTCGGGGGCGAGGTGAAGACCGATACCCTTTCGCGCGTGCTCGGCGAGGGTATCGGCTTCAATCGTTTCCATACCACTGCGATGTGCTCGCCCACTCGCGCGTCGCTGCTCACCGGCCGCAACCATCACCGCATTGGGAATGCGCAGATCACTGAGCTCGCGAATGACTGGGACGGGTACGCCGGTGAGATCCCGAAGTCGAGTGCGCTGGCACCGGAGGTGCTGAGAGACTATGGCTACGCAACCTCGGCCTTCGGGAAGTGGCACAATACGCCCACGATCGAAACCGGGGCTGCAGGTCCATTCCACAATTGGCCGACGAACATCGGTTTCGAGTACTTCTACGGCTTCCTCGCTGGCGAGGCGTCGCAGTACGAGCCCAACCTGGTGCGGAACACGACAAGCGTGCTGCCACCGAAGACGCCGGAGGACGGGTACCACCTCAGCGAAGATCTCGCCGACGATGCGATCGATTGGCTGCGCAACCATCAGGCGTACCACCCTGACAAGCCGTTCTTCATGTATTGGGCGACCGGATGCATGCACGGCCCTCACCACATCATGAAGGAGTGGGCCGATAACTATGCCGGCCGGTTCGACGGAGGCTGGGACGAGTACCGGGAGCTCGTGTTCGAGCGGGCGAAGGAGAAGGGATGGATCCCCGGCACCGCCGAACTCACCGAGCGCGACCCGCGCATGCCCGCCTGGAAGGACATCCCCGAGGACGAACGCGCCTTCCAGGCCCGGCTGATGGAAGTCGCAGCGGGATTTGCCGAGCACGCCGATGTGCAGGCCGGCCGTTTGATCGATGAGATCGAGCGCCTCGGACATGGGGCGAACACGCTGATCCTCTACATCTGGGGCGACAATGGCTCATCTGGCGAAGGACAGAACGGCACGATCAGCGAGTTGCTGGCGCAGAATGGGATTCCTTCGACCACCTCGCAGCACATCGAGGCGTTGCACGAACTCGGCGGGCTCGACGCTCTGGGGTCGGTGAAGGTCGACAATCTCTATCACGCGGGGTGGGCCTGGGCGGGCAGCACACCGTACAAGGGGATGAAGCTGCTCGCTTCGCATCTCGGCGGTACTCGCAACCCGATGGCGGTGCGTTGGCCGCAGGAGATCGTCCCCGACACCACGCCGAGGCCTCAGTTCGTGCACTGCACCGACCTGGTGCCGACGATCTACGACCTGCTCGGAATCACCCCTCCCCGGGTGGTGAACGGCGTGCATCAGGACCCCATCGACGGTTCGAGCTTCGCCGAGATGCTCACGAATCCTGAAGCGGAAGAGACGCACAAGACGCAGTACTTCGAGATCATGGGAAGCCGCGCGATCTATCACGACGGCTGGATGGCTTCGGCCTTCGGTCCACGGGCGCCCTGGGTTCCCGGGGTTCCCGCAGGGATCACCGAATGGACTCCCGACCACGACACCTGGGAGCTGTACCACCTCGCCGAAGACTGGACTCAGGCGCACGATCTCGCGGAACGGTATCCCGAGAAGCTGCTGCAGATGAAGGAGATGTTCGCGATCGAAGCCGCGAAGAACAGCGTCTTCCCGGTGGGCGGGGCGCTCTGGGTGCCCATCTACCATCCCGAGGACATGATCTCGACCCCTTATCGAAGTTGGAACTTCACCGGCGATCTGCGCCGCATGCCCGAACCTATCGCTCCGCGTCTCGGGTTCCGAGCAAACAGAGTGACCATTAATGCGGCGATCCCGGAGAACGCGAGCGGGGTGCTGTACGCGTTGGGGGGAGTTGGAGGTGGGCTGACCTGCTACCTGGACGACGGCTATCTCTGCTACGAGTACAACCTGTTCATCATCGACCGCACCAAGATTCGCACAACCGCGCGGTTGGGCGCAGGGAATGCCGAGATCGTCGTCGAAACCCAGCCCGTCAGTACCGCTCCCGGCGGTCCGCTGACCGTCACCCTCACCGTGAATGGCGCCGAGGTGGCGAGTGATACCGTGCCGGTGAGCGCGCCTGGACTGTTCAGCGCCAACGACTGCCTCGATATTGGTACGTGCCTCGGAGGGGCGGTGTCGAACGACTACGCCGACCGGGCGCCGTTCCCGTTCACGGGCATGATCGAGTCGGTAAACGTCACCTACACGAGTTGA
- a CDS encoding IS3 family transposase (programmed frameshift): MPIRNYSDEFKRDAVALVESGVAQKQVSRDLGISRSAIQAWVRDARFQSHGITPPTDPAERREMTAALKRIRELEQENEVLRRAAAYLSQVHINAPKMIYPLVQELAATGARVRVPVAVTCRVLGFSHQGYYQWLCRPQSPREIEEAHLIGVLRELHADDPEGGYRVLADDLHDLGYEISERRVWRLCKIAGLQSVISKRKRRYREAGAPVGDDLVQREFTADRLDEKWLVDITEHWTGEGKLYMCAFKDVCSNRIVGYAIDKRMKASLAVRALENALLQRGYPEGVIVHSDRGSQFRSRRFQKALGRYRLRGSMGRVGACGDNAAMESFFSLLQKNVLDRQSWRTRQELRLAIVSWVEGKYHRKRRQRRLGKLTPVEFEAIMMDAVGLAA; this comes from the exons ATGCCCATCAGGAACTACAGCGACGAGTTCAAACGCGACGCGGTCGCGCTCGTGGAATCGGGCGTCGCGCAGAAACAAGTCTCGAGAGACCTCGGGATCTCACGGTCAGCGATCCAAGCCTGGGTACGGGATGCGAGGTTCCAGTCGCACGGGATCACCCCACCAACGGATCCCGCTGAACGGCGCGAGATGACGGCCGCCCTGAAGCGGATCCGCGAACTCGAGCAGGAAAACGAAGTCCTGCGTCGCGCGGCCGCATATCTGTCGCAGGTGCATATCA ACGCCCCCAAAATGATCTACCCGCTCGTCCAAGAGCTTGCTGCGACCGGTGCCCGGGTTCGGGTGCCGGTCGCGGTGACGTGCCGGGTACTGGGGTTCAGCCATCAGGGCTACTACCAATGGTTGTGCCGACCCCAGTCTCCGCGCGAGATCGAGGAAGCGCACCTCATCGGTGTGCTCCGTGAACTGCATGCTGATGATCCCGAGGGCGGGTACCGGGTCCTTGCTGATGATCTCCACGATCTCGGGTACGAGATCAGTGAGCGGCGCGTGTGGCGGTTATGCAAGATCGCTGGCCTGCAGTCCGTCATCTCGAAACGGAAACGCCGCTACAGGGAGGCTGGTGCCCCGGTCGGTGATGATCTCGTGCAGCGCGAGTTCACGGCTGACCGTCTAGACGAGAAATGGTTGGTCGATATCACCGAGCATTGGACGGGCGAGGGCAAGCTCTACATGTGCGCGTTCAAGGATGTGTGTTCGAACCGGATCGTGGGGTACGCGATCGATAAGCGTATGAAGGCGTCGCTCGCGGTTCGTGCACTCGAGAACGCTCTGTTGCAGCGCGGCTATCCCGAAGGCGTGATCGTGCATTCCGATCGTGGGTCTCAGTTTCGGTCTCGGCGTTTCCAAAAGGCGCTGGGGCGGTATCGGCTGCGGGGATCGATGGGTCGTGTGGGTGCGTGCGGGGATAACGCGGCGATGGAGAGCTTCTTCAGCCTGTTGCAGAAGAACGTTCTCGATCGGCAATCCTGGCGAACCAGGCAGGAACTACGGCTGGCGATCGTGTCGTGGGTCGAGGGGAAGTATCACCGGAAGCGGCGTCAGCGTCGGCTCGGGAAGCTGACACCGGTCGAGTTCGAAGCCATAATGATGGATGCTGTCGGTCTGGCGGCATAA
- a CDS encoding fatty acid desaturase family protein: MNEYRSTRSPRTGLSANGRGASGFTTLAKTIREQGLLRRRYGYYWTKLIGLPLILASGLFAFVWIGDTWWQLFTAALLAILFTQIAFLGHDSAHRQIFISGKWNDWVSIVLGDLLVGMSYGWWQHKHTRHHANPNKLGADPDIELPVIIVTPDRAPPKSRMLKWLRAHQGVFFFPILLLEGVSLHASGVRRVLARGELKRRWAEIVFLLIRLIGFPVLVFIVLSPGIAFVFLAVQVGVFGLYMGISFAPNHKGMPVVPRGASLDFLRRQVMMSRNIRGTRVLDTAMGGLNYQIEHHLFPSMPRPHLRRAAPIVAEYCRTHDVPYLQTGLFASYAIVVRYINRVGLGERDVFTCPLIEQRNHLTMPAAP, encoded by the coding sequence ATGAACGAGTATCGTTCGACCCGATCTCCTCGGACGGGCTTGTCAGCCAACGGTAGAGGTGCGAGCGGGTTCACGACATTGGCGAAGACGATCCGAGAGCAGGGATTGCTGCGTCGCCGGTATGGGTACTACTGGACGAAGCTGATCGGTCTGCCCCTGATCCTCGCCAGCGGCTTGTTCGCGTTCGTCTGGATCGGCGATACCTGGTGGCAACTCTTCACCGCGGCGCTCCTTGCGATCCTCTTCACTCAAATCGCGTTCCTCGGCCACGACTCCGCACACCGCCAGATCTTCATATCGGGAAAGTGGAATGACTGGGTGAGCATCGTCCTCGGTGATTTGCTGGTCGGTATGAGCTACGGGTGGTGGCAGCACAAGCACACGCGCCACCACGCGAACCCCAACAAGCTGGGAGCCGATCCTGACATCGAACTCCCGGTGATTATTGTCACTCCGGATCGAGCACCTCCGAAGAGCCGGATGCTGAAATGGCTGCGGGCGCATCAGGGGGTGTTCTTCTTTCCGATTCTGCTTCTGGAAGGGGTCTCGCTGCACGCGTCCGGGGTGCGTCGAGTGCTCGCGAGGGGTGAGCTGAAGCGGCGTTGGGCAGAGATCGTGTTTCTGCTGATCCGGCTGATCGGGTTTCCGGTGCTCGTGTTCATCGTGCTCTCGCCGGGAATCGCGTTCGTGTTCCTCGCTGTGCAAGTCGGCGTGTTTGGGTTGTATATGGGAATTTCGTTTGCCCCGAATCATAAAGGGATGCCTGTCGTGCCGAGAGGTGCGAGCCTCGATTTCCTGCGGCGTCAGGTGATGATGAGCCGCAATATTCGCGGTACCCGTGTGCTCGATACCGCGATGGGTGGTCTGAACTATCAGATCGAGCACCATCTGTTTCCTTCGATGCCTCGCCCGCATCTGCGCAGGGCAGCGCCGATCGTCGCCGAGTACTGCCGAACCCACGACGTTCCATATCTGCAGACGGGACTGTTCGCTTCGTACGCCATTGTCGTGCGCTACATCAACCGAGTCGGGCTCGGGGAGCGTGACGTGTTCACTTGCCCGCTCATCGAGCAGCGCAATCACCTCACGATGCCAGCGGCACCGTGA
- a CDS encoding diacylglycerol/lipid kinase family protein, which yields MKIPLERARAAVEVQERALGWEASRWYETNAQDSGRAAAEQALAGDPAVIIVAGGDGTVRAVADVVHGSGIPIALIPTGTGNLLARDLGISLGDVEGNIEAAFTGATRAVDVGVAEFDDADGASRRHAFAVMAGIGLDAEMAEHTSSIAKKHLGWLAYVTPIARSVIANRLFHLDYRVDQSRVRSTRAHTVIVGNCGTLTGNMLLIPGAVIDDGFLDVVMMRPKGRFGWARIGTRLTLQGIARRSRLSRRMLERAPDIHALAYVRGRQFEARFDTPHLIELDGDSFGHVTRVNVGIRPGALQVRVARRTD from the coding sequence GTGAAGATTCCATTGGAGCGTGCCCGTGCTGCTGTAGAGGTGCAGGAGCGAGCGCTGGGCTGGGAAGCTTCACGCTGGTACGAGACAAACGCACAGGATTCCGGACGCGCCGCGGCGGAGCAAGCCCTGGCGGGTGACCCGGCAGTCATCATTGTGGCCGGTGGCGACGGCACCGTCCGAGCCGTCGCCGACGTCGTCCACGGCTCGGGGATCCCTATCGCGCTGATCCCCACCGGTACCGGGAACCTGCTAGCCCGCGACCTCGGTATCTCGCTCGGCGATGTCGAGGGCAACATCGAGGCGGCGTTCACGGGCGCGACGCGGGCCGTGGATGTCGGGGTCGCCGAGTTCGACGATGCTGACGGCGCCTCACGACGGCATGCTTTCGCTGTCATGGCGGGTATCGGCCTGGATGCGGAGATGGCGGAGCACACGAGCTCGATCGCGAAGAAGCACCTCGGCTGGCTGGCCTACGTCACGCCCATCGCCAGATCGGTCATCGCCAACCGGCTCTTCCATCTCGACTACCGCGTGGACCAGAGCAGGGTCAGGTCCACTCGAGCGCACACGGTCATCGTGGGCAACTGCGGCACGCTCACCGGAAACATGCTCCTGATTCCGGGCGCGGTCATCGATGACGGGTTCCTCGATGTGGTGATGATGCGCCCGAAGGGACGGTTCGGGTGGGCTCGGATCGGCACGCGCCTCACTCTGCAGGGCATCGCACGTCGCTCTCGGCTCAGCCGGCGCATGCTTGAACGAGCGCCGGATATTCACGCGCTCGCCTACGTCCGGGGGAGACAGTTCGAGGCACGCTTCGACACTCCGCACCTGATCGAACTCGACGGAGACAGCTTCGGCCACGTGACTCGCGTCAATGTCGGTATCAGACCCGGTGCACTGCAAGTCCGGGTTGCCCGGCGAACTGACTGA
- a CDS encoding Ig-like domain-containing protein, with protein sequence MPATSRTAARPRAGGRSLFHLGRRALAGLVTGAAVAAGAALVVAPAAPAEAADQTVTFTTAGEHPVTVPAGATAMVVEALGGSGGEPRGLALPGGTGALVTAELPITPGASYTAVVGGNGGGPDGGYNGGAPGDNPDAASVSKMGGGGGATDLRRNGTALSDRILVAGGGGGGHPWAAGGNAGGLTGGAGEDNPTAAQVVPGAGGGTQSAGGAAGQAYDGVAGTAGSFGAGGLPGYRDAGNNLGGGGGGGYYGGGGGSPYGSGGAGSSYVDASGINSSMSQGDRGAAPYLKITFRMQPVAYMLSAISSNSIVANGTAQVTATVVLRDIAFNPVIGEVVRFTSTIPGQSITPTVDHGDGTYTAQITATTDVATGYVTASVVGRPDLDLVHVLVQTPGPPQSMQLLPSETTFLADGTTQVPFALNVFDAWGHPVDVAAPPTLSASDPELAISPLARVAEGQYTGTITSSRVVGPVTLSAFQAEHGISASAVVTQIAGPAAGLSAELSAPEIVADGATTSLLTLGVTDSVGHPIAGAAPTVTSDGEQAISSVTDHGDGTYTATIAASDTVGVATLTARVDTVDPALVRSVELTQTTGPATVLGLALAETTLTADGVSTTTATVTAADAYGHPLADEPITLVSSDPDQRISSITDHGDGSYTATVTASTSLGEHTITAADASVDPALTQTATLTQIVGAAVSADIVLGDDAILADGTSTTTITVTARDGQQHPVPGIDILLSSTDPDQRLGAFTESAPGVYAATIRSSKTVGTSTLTVTTPAPRVDDTLLAEDAAPPTVLGTVELTQAELEKNPMSPTPPAAPKPPSPALAAGGLAVTGNEAAPAALWTALGLLLAGAAAYPLSRLSASRWEQ encoded by the coding sequence ATGCCCGCAACATCACGGACCGCAGCCCGACCGCGCGCGGGCGGGCGTTCACTGTTCCACCTCGGGAGACGCGCCCTGGCCGGCCTCGTCACCGGCGCCGCGGTGGCTGCGGGAGCCGCGCTCGTCGTCGCTCCCGCCGCTCCCGCAGAGGCGGCCGACCAGACGGTCACCTTCACCACGGCCGGAGAGCACCCGGTCACCGTGCCGGCCGGCGCGACCGCAATGGTCGTCGAGGCGCTCGGCGGATCCGGCGGCGAACCCCGCGGCCTGGCGCTGCCCGGCGGCACCGGAGCTCTGGTGACCGCCGAATTGCCGATCACGCCGGGTGCGAGCTACACCGCGGTAGTGGGCGGCAATGGAGGCGGGCCGGACGGCGGCTATAACGGCGGCGCGCCTGGCGACAACCCCGACGCCGCCTCGGTCTCCAAGATGGGCGGCGGGGGCGGCGCCACGGACCTGCGCAGGAACGGGACCGCGCTGAGCGATCGCATCCTCGTCGCCGGAGGCGGGGGCGGGGGCCACCCTTGGGCCGCCGGCGGCAACGCGGGAGGCCTCACCGGGGGCGCGGGCGAGGACAACCCGACGGCAGCGCAGGTCGTTCCCGGCGCCGGTGGCGGCACGCAGTCGGCCGGCGGAGCCGCCGGCCAGGCCTACGACGGTGTGGCGGGTACCGCCGGGTCGTTCGGCGCGGGCGGACTGCCCGGCTATCGCGACGCCGGGAACAACCTGGGCGGCGGCGGGGGCGGCGGCTACTACGGCGGGGGCGGGGGCAGCCCCTACGGCAGCGGCGGCGCGGGATCGAGCTACGTCGATGCCTCGGGGATCAACTCCAGTATGTCCCAGGGCGATCGGGGCGCCGCGCCCTACCTGAAGATCACCTTCCGCATGCAGCCGGTCGCGTATATGCTCTCCGCGATCTCCTCGAACTCGATCGTGGCGAACGGCACCGCCCAGGTCACGGCGACCGTGGTGCTGCGCGACATCGCCTTCAATCCGGTGATCGGGGAGGTCGTGCGCTTCACCTCCACGATTCCCGGGCAGTCGATCACTCCGACGGTCGATCACGGCGACGGCACGTATACGGCGCAGATCACCGCGACGACCGACGTCGCCACGGGGTATGTCACCGCGTCCGTGGTCGGTCGCCCGGACCTTGACCTGGTGCACGTGCTCGTGCAGACGCCGGGCCCGCCCCAGAGTATGCAGCTCCTCCCCTCCGAGACGACGTTCCTCGCCGATGGCACGACCCAGGTGCCGTTCGCGCTGAACGTCTTCGACGCCTGGGGCCACCCGGTCGACGTCGCCGCTCCCCCGACCCTCTCCGCGTCCGATCCGGAGCTCGCCATCAGCCCCCTCGCCCGCGTCGCGGAGGGCCAATATACCGGCACGATCACCTCGTCGCGAGTCGTCGGCCCCGTCACCCTGAGTGCGTTCCAGGCCGAGCACGGCATCTCCGCCAGCGCCGTCGTCACGCAGATCGCCGGGCCGGCCGCGGGGCTCTCCGCCGAGCTGTCCGCGCCCGAGATCGTCGCTGACGGCGCCACGACCTCGCTGCTGACGCTGGGCGTCACGGACTCGGTGGGGCATCCGATCGCCGGTGCCGCGCCGACCGTCACGAGCGACGGCGAGCAGGCCATCTCTTCGGTCACCGACCACGGCGACGGCACGTACACCGCAACAATCGCCGCCTCCGACACGGTCGGCGTCGCCACGCTCACCGCGCGAGTGGACACGGTCGATCCCGCGCTCGTGAGGTCGGTCGAATTGACGCAGACGACCGGCCCGGCCACCGTCCTCGGCCTGGCGCTCGCGGAGACGACGCTGACCGCCGACGGCGTCTCGACCACCACGGCGACGGTCACCGCCGCCGACGCTTACGGCCACCCGCTCGCGGACGAGCCGATCACTCTGGTCTCGAGCGATCCAGATCAGCGCATCTCCTCCATCACCGATCACGGAGACGGCAGCTACACCGCGACCGTCACCGCATCGACCAGCCTCGGGGAGCACACGATCACCGCCGCCGACGCTTCCGTCGACCCCGCGCTCACGCAGACCGCGACGCTCACGCAGATCGTCGGCGCCGCGGTGAGCGCCGATATCGTCCTCGGCGACGATGCGATCCTCGCCGACGGCACCAGCACGACGACGATCACCGTCACCGCCCGCGATGGTCAACAGCACCCCGTACCGGGCATCGACATCCTGCTGTCCTCCACCGATCCGGATCAGCGGCTCGGCGCGTTCACCGAATCCGCTCCCGGCGTCTACGCGGCGACCATCCGGTCGTCGAAGACGGTCGGCACCAGCACACTCACCGTCACAACGCCAGCACCCCGCGTTGACGACACGCTGCTCGCCGAGGATGCGGCCCCGCCCACCGTGCTCGGCACCGTGGAGCTCACGCAAGCCGAGCTCGAGAAGAACCCGATGTCGCCGACCCCGCCGGCAGCTCCGAAGCCTCCATCTCCGGCTCTCGCAGCGGGCGGGCTCGCCGTCACGGGCAACGAAGCCGCGCCTGCGGCGCTCTGGACTGCGCTCGGTCTGCTGCTGGCGGGAGCGGCCGCGTATCCATTGTCCAGGCTCTCCGCATCGCGTTGGGAGCAGTGA
- a CDS encoding ABC transporter substrate-binding protein has protein sequence MHDYRAHSMRRPLAFGAALLSIGLLASCSSAAPDSGDASGGGGETKTVALSLDWSTYVPYHAPFAVAAEQGIWVEHGLQVTETLPGGSGDAAVEVGTAKTDIAWVDLSTAASSMLQDVPITAVAKVQDMNASGLTVLEDTTLESADDVVGMRIGSTPGGSDSTLIGAFLNANDIDEDEVTIVNLPANGKFPALMTGEVDAISGQVYFYASSAEAEGQSAHGLSFSEMGLNMLDHGFIANDAFIEQDPEAISSFLAAYREALRITIDDPAAACRALVERSDGEVLQDSCETQLDLWLPLTTDPADAGWGENTDEEWQETVDVLTTYGDATGSRDPATMFTNDLLPSE, from the coding sequence ATGCACGACTACCGCGCGCATTCCATGCGACGGCCACTCGCCTTCGGGGCAGCACTGCTGAGCATCGGCCTGCTCGCCTCGTGCTCCTCCGCCGCGCCCGATTCCGGCGACGCGAGCGGCGGGGGAGGCGAGACGAAGACGGTCGCCCTCTCGCTGGACTGGAGCACTTATGTCCCCTACCACGCTCCGTTCGCCGTTGCGGCCGAGCAGGGCATCTGGGTGGAGCACGGGCTCCAGGTCACGGAGACCCTGCCGGGAGGTTCGGGCGACGCGGCGGTCGAGGTCGGCACCGCGAAGACGGACATCGCATGGGTCGACCTCTCCACCGCCGCCTCGTCGATGCTGCAGGACGTCCCGATCACGGCGGTCGCGAAGGTGCAGGACATGAACGCCAGCGGCCTCACGGTGCTCGAGGACACCACGCTCGAATCGGCGGACGACGTGGTGGGCATGCGCATCGGCTCGACTCCGGGAGGCTCCGATTCGACGCTCATCGGCGCCTTCCTCAACGCCAACGACATCGACGAGGACGAGGTCACGATCGTGAACCTCCCCGCCAACGGGAAGTTCCCGGCGCTGATGACCGGAGAGGTCGACGCGATCAGCGGTCAGGTGTACTTCTACGCGAGCAGCGCCGAAGCCGAGGGGCAGAGCGCTCATGGCCTGTCGTTCTCCGAGATGGGCCTCAACATGCTCGACCACGGCTTCATCGCGAACGATGCGTTCATCGAGCAGGATCCCGAAGCGATCAGCAGCTTCCTCGCCGCATACCGCGAAGCGCTGCGGATCACGATCGACGACCCGGCCGCCGCGTGCCGGGCGCTCGTGGAGCGGTCCGACGGCGAGGTGCTGCAGGATTCCTGCGAGACCCAGCTCGACCTGTGGCTGCCGCTGACGACCGATCCCGCAGACGCCGGCTGGGGGGAGAACACGGACGAGGAGTGGCAGGAGACGGTCGACGTGCTCACCACCTACGGTGACGCGACCGGCTCACGGGATCCGGCAACGATGTTCACGAACGACCTGCTGCCGAGCGAGTGA
- a CDS encoding ABC transporter ATP-binding protein, translating to MKPIEITCEHVTKRYRARKTEVVALEDVTLHVQPGEFVSLLGPSGCGKTTLLRLIGGLEAATRGSVQIDGAEVSDSHPELGIVFQTDLLMPWRTVLDNVLLQVDVRKTRSPQTEQRARELLAQVGLDGFVDSYPNELSGGMKQRVGICRALLHHPRLLLMDEPFAALDAMTRDQISMDLSELAASTGTTIVFVTHSIPEAVFLSDRIYVMSPRPGRIAAEVEVSMPQPRQLHHRLDAAFTAKVAEVTEIFESLGVLSGGQRGTGNDESE from the coding sequence ATGAAACCGATCGAGATCACCTGCGAGCATGTCACCAAACGGTATCGGGCCCGGAAGACCGAGGTCGTCGCGCTCGAGGACGTGACGCTGCACGTGCAGCCGGGCGAGTTCGTGTCGCTGCTCGGGCCGAGCGGCTGCGGGAAGACGACGCTCCTCCGACTGATCGGCGGGCTGGAGGCCGCGACGCGCGGCAGCGTGCAGATCGACGGAGCCGAGGTGAGCGACTCGCATCCCGAGCTCGGCATCGTCTTCCAGACCGACCTGCTGATGCCGTGGCGCACCGTGCTCGACAACGTGCTCCTCCAGGTCGACGTCCGCAAGACGAGGTCGCCGCAGACCGAGCAGCGCGCCCGCGAGCTGCTGGCCCAGGTCGGGCTCGACGGCTTCGTCGACAGCTATCCGAACGAGCTCTCCGGCGGGATGAAGCAGCGAGTGGGGATCTGCAGGGCCTTGCTGCACCATCCGCGGCTGCTGCTGATGGACGAACCGTTCGCCGCGCTCGACGCCATGACGCGGGATCAGATCTCGATGGATCTCTCCGAGCTCGCGGCGAGCACGGGGACGACCATCGTGTTCGTCACCCACTCGATCCCCGAAGCCGTCTTCCTCTCCGACCGGATCTACGTGATGTCGCCCCGCCCGGGACGCATCGCCGCCGAAGTCGAGGTGAGCATGCCGCAACCCAGACAGCTGCACCATCGGCTCGACGCGGCATTCACCGCGAAGGTCGCCGAGGTGACGGAGATCTTCGAATCCCTCGGGGTACTGAGCGGCGGACAGAGAGGAACCGGCAATGACGAAAGCGAATGA
- a CDS encoding ABC transporter permease: MTKANDGTVAVRLRTAPSRRGAKSGTGTAWLRRVPWLAPVLTLALLIVLWEIAVRAADIPKFLLPAPSAVWDAMIENWSVLMKHAGVTLLETMIGFLLSVVVGVALAVVMVMWPIAGAAVFPILVASQVIPKVAIAPLMVVWIGTGVTTSSLIAFVMAFFPVVVNATLGMKSVNDASIDLLRSMRATKWQVFRFLRFPNALPYIMTGMQLAVAFAIVGAIVGEFVGSESGLGYLLIVTQGNLRTDLLFAALVVLTALGLLLYYGVELLGKLFLRRRG, encoded by the coding sequence ATGACGAAAGCGAATGACGGCACGGTCGCCGTGCGATTGCGGACAGCCCCCTCGCGGCGAGGCGCGAAGTCCGGCACCGGAACCGCGTGGCTGCGACGCGTCCCCTGGCTCGCGCCGGTGCTCACGCTCGCGCTGCTCATCGTGCTCTGGGAGATCGCGGTCCGTGCCGCGGACATCCCGAAGTTCCTGCTCCCCGCTCCGAGCGCCGTGTGGGACGCCATGATCGAGAACTGGAGCGTGCTGATGAAGCACGCGGGCGTCACGCTGCTCGAGACGATGATCGGATTCCTGCTCAGCGTGGTCGTCGGCGTCGCGCTCGCCGTCGTGATGGTCATGTGGCCCATCGCGGGGGCGGCGGTCTTCCCGATCCTGGTCGCTTCGCAGGTGATCCCCAAAGTCGCGATCGCTCCGCTGATGGTGGTCTGGATCGGCACCGGGGTCACCACCTCGTCCCTCATCGCCTTCGTGATGGCATTCTTCCCGGTCGTCGTCAACGCGACACTCGGGATGAAATCGGTGAACGACGCGTCGATCGACCTGCTGCGATCGATGCGTGCGACGAAGTGGCAGGTGTTCCGCTTCCTCCGCTTCCCGAACGCCCTCCCGTACATCATGACGGGCATGCAGCTCGCGGTCGCGTTCGCGATCGTCGGCGCGATCGTCGGTGAATTCGTCGGCAGCGAGTCCGGGCTCGGCTACCTGCTGATCGTGACGCAGGGGAACCTGCGCACCGACCTGCTCTTCGCCGCCCTGGTCGTACTCACGGCGCTCGGCCTGCTGCTCTACTACGGGGTCGAGCTGCTCGGGAAGCTCTTCCTGCGACGCCGAGGCTGA